AATGCTTTGATCACCCAATATGAGCAGTGCTTCGCTGCCATAAAAACCATGAGCGTGCATCTAATAGAACTTAATAGTGAGCTTGCTGATGTGAATGCCACAGTGGTTGATGTTGAAAAGGCAGAGAAGGAAGCTGAAGAGGCAGCAAGACGAGCTCATGAAATGCGACAACAGTTTGAATCGAAGACAAGTGCCCTTAAAGAACGTGCAAACGATTTGCAGCAATCTTTAGACCAACAATTCGAAAAGGAAATTGGGCTTCGACAAGCTAGAATTGATGCCAATGAAGCAATGCTCCCAAAACTCATAGAGGCACGGAACTTAGGCTTCACgcaagagaaagaaattcGCCAGTTAGTTAGCTCATTGATTTCCCTTTGCAGTAGAGTGGAGTAGACtcctttttccattttcttttcttcttcttttttccttaccTCTTAGTTATTGTAAACTCATTCGTCCACCTTAACTAGTattgaatgaaaatttttttatttttttatttttttatttttttatttttttattttttgtatacaTACTCATGCTAATTTTTTGAGCACTTACATCATTTAGCAAATTTGCCGCATACAAAACTTGACTGGATGATAGGGTTTTTTTGGTGGTTTACGACTGCACTCagctttttttacttttaaaaaaaaagctaagttgcctacgtaccctatAAAGGGATCAAGCCATACGTAGTTCACCCCTTGATTCTCAGGGGAAGAAAGGGACAAATGGATTTTGTGGCCGCATCTAGTGGCAAGactagactgcctacgtaccccttttgagggatcaagccgcCGTAGTTCCTTTCCTTGGACTGCCCTCTCGGGTTTTCAGCCCacgaaggtttttttttttttttttttttttagctcTAACTTTTGCTTGGACCgcccttttgggttttcagtCCAAcgagccttttttttttttttctccatcaGGCATAAAACTTCTTGACGAATTTCCCATTCACACAAGGGTATACGCACTTGCCTTCGGCGTTTGACAACTCATAGGCACCCCTGGAGAAAACCTTAGTAATGACGTAGGGCCCCTCCCACTTGGGTTCAAACTTACCGTGCATTTTCCTGGTAATGACAAATGGTCTTCGGACAGTTAAAACTAAATCTCCAATTGAGAAAGATCTGAACTTAACTTTTCTATTGAATGCCCCTGCAACCTGAGCTTGATATATTTCGAGCTTTTGTTGAGCTGCCAGTCTTTTCTCATCGAGGGCTTCCAGCTCTGCCAGTCTCACATATGCGTTTTCGTCAGGTGTACATCCTTAACGATGGCAATTGGACTTCTAACGGTAGAACAGCCTCGGAGCCAAACACCAAATTGTAGGGTGTACATCCTGTTGAATTGCGTATGGTCGTCCTATAAGCCCATAATGCTTCAGGGAGGCGCTCATGCCAGTCTCTTTTATTTCCTGAGACCGCCTTCTTTAGGATGTTGCACAGTACCTTATTGAAAGCTTCAGCTTGACCGTTTGACGACGGATTGTAACTCGCGGAAAACGAGTGTTGAAATCTATACTTCTCGCACAACTTGGTCATGGACTTGCACTTGAAATATAATGCATTGTCGGATATTATCTTCGATGGAACCCCATAACGGTAGATGATATGATTTCTTATGAAGTTTGTGACATCGTCTGCTCGTACCTCCTTTAAAGGAATCGCTTCAGCCCATTTAGAGAAGTAATCGGTCGCGGCCAAGATGTACTGATGTTGACGTGATGACTTAGGCTTTATCATGCCAATAACATCTAATCCCCAAGCTTCAAATGGCCAAGACAAAGTAGTCGGATGTAATTGTTGGGGTGGCTGGTGAATAAAGTCTCCATGTAACTGGCAATCTTTGCATGTGGTTGCAAATTTTATTGAGTCTTGGACCATTGTTGGCCAGTAATAACCCAATCTCTTCAGTTGGTTTGAGAGTTTTGGACCAGCTTGATGAGCACCGCAAGTGCCAGCATGAGTATCATGAAAGGCCTTAGTTGAGTCTTGTTTCGACAGACACCTTAACAACATACCATCAAATGATCTTTTGTACAAGGTGTCATTTAGGTACAGAAATTGAGTGGCTCTGCGTCGGACTTCAGCCTTTTTCCTTGAGTCATTTGGCAACTTGCCTTGTCGGAGATACTCGATTATGGGATGGCGCCAATCAAGATCATCTGGTTCCCCCTCACATTCGGAAGCCGTAATGACGTTTGAATC
Above is a window of Prunus persica cultivar Lovell chromosome G2, Prunus_persica_NCBIv2, whole genome shotgun sequence DNA encoding:
- the LOC109947251 gene encoding uncharacterized protein LOC109947251, with the translated sequence MAPIKGKPLILYIAALERSLGALLAQHNEDGKENALYYLSRTLVGAEQNYTPIEKVCLALVFAVQKLRHYILSHRVILISKADPLRYLMSKPVLSGRIAKWSLLLSEFEIKFVPQKAIKGQALADFLAAHPTPDNMELSNDLPDEEVFTTEALIWQLYFDGAARGKGAGAGVVFITPSGGLIPYSFSLLALCSNNVAEYEALIIGLEIALEMHIDYLQAYGDSQLVVRQLNGQYAVRNTTLVPYHERAKYLMSQFQDIHVSHIPRSENDKADALANLAASLTLPDERDIQITVGERHLLLPAIERIEEVVDSNVITASECEGEPDDLDWRHPIIEYLRQGKLPNDSRKKAEVRRRATQFLYLNDTLYKRSFDGMLLRCLSKQDSTKAFHDTHAGTCGAHQAGPKLSNQLKRLGYYWPTMVQDSIKFATTCKDCQLHGDFIHQPPQQLHPTTLSWPFEAWGLDVIGMIKPKSSRQHQYILAATDYFSKWAEAIPLKEVRADDVTNFIRNHIIYRYGVPSKIISDNALYFKCKSMTKLCEKYRFQHSFSASYNPSSNGQAEAFNKVLCNILKKAVSGNKRDWHERLPEALWAYRTTIRNSTGCTPYNLVFGSEAVLPLEVQLPSLRMYT